A DNA window from Flavisolibacter ginsenosidimutans contains the following coding sequences:
- a CDS encoding ABC transporter substrate-binding protein — MSKIILNGITWGHSRGITPLLAYSQRFSELHPNVEVVWKKRTLQEFADYPIELLTKHYDLLIIDHPWVGCAAALRCVLPLDEHLPIAYLDEQATNSVGASHQSYFYQNHQWALAIDAATPVASHRKDLFQKHGVNLPQTWDDVLALAKEGKVAAPAIPIDLLMNFYTFCIAQGAEPFQSEEEVVDATTGLKALDTMREFYSLLDKSMFGRNPIAVAEVMSKEDDYWYCPFAYGYSNYARKGYAKHLLHYTDVVSFNGEKLCTTIGGTGIAVSSFSEHTDLAVAFAKEIVSPEIQSTFYVEHGGQPGHLSAWKDEAANRLCHDYFESTFPALQRGYVRPRYNGYLHFQDNAGEPLQQFLLHGGNPEKVLRDMNALYCRSLSHHLHKTFA, encoded by the coding sequence ATGTCAAAAATTATTTTAAACGGAATTACCTGGGGACACAGCCGCGGCATTACGCCGCTGCTGGCCTATAGCCAGCGGTTTAGTGAGTTGCACCCGAACGTGGAAGTGGTTTGGAAAAAACGAACCTTGCAGGAGTTTGCCGATTACCCCATTGAGTTGCTAACTAAGCATTACGATCTGCTGATCATTGATCATCCCTGGGTAGGTTGTGCTGCGGCTTTGCGTTGCGTACTTCCGCTTGATGAACATTTGCCTATAGCTTATTTAGACGAGCAAGCCACAAATTCCGTCGGCGCTTCGCACCAAAGTTATTTTTATCAAAATCATCAATGGGCCTTGGCTATTGATGCCGCCACACCCGTTGCGTCACACCGCAAAGACTTGTTTCAAAAACACGGCGTTAATCTGCCGCAAACCTGGGATGACGTTCTTGCATTGGCAAAAGAAGGCAAGGTGGCTGCACCAGCCATTCCCATTGATTTGCTGATGAACTTTTACACGTTCTGTATTGCACAGGGCGCAGAGCCTTTTCAAAGCGAAGAAGAAGTGGTTGATGCGACAACGGGATTGAAAGCATTGGACACCATGCGGGAATTTTATTCGCTGCTCGACAAGAGCATGTTTGGCCGCAATCCCATCGCGGTGGCGGAAGTCATGTCGAAAGAAGACGACTATTGGTATTGTCCTTTCGCATACGGCTATTCAAATTATGCACGGAAAGGTTACGCGAAGCACTTGCTTCATTACACCGATGTCGTTTCCTTCAACGGCGAAAAATTGTGCACAACCATTGGCGGAACGGGCATTGCCGTTTCGTCTTTCAGTGAACACACAGATCTTGCCGTTGCGTTTGCAAAAGAAATTGTGTCGCCCGAAATTCAATCCACTTTTTACGTGGAGCACGGCGGCCAGCCGGGACATCTATCAGCATGGAAAGACGAAGCCGCAAACCGTCTTTGCCACGATTATTTTGAAAGCACTTTTCCCGCTCTGCAGCGCGGATACGTGCGGCCGCGTTACAACGGTTATTTACATTTTCAGGACAACGCCGGCGAACCCTTGCAGCAATTTTTATTGCACGGCGGCAATCCTGAAAAAGTTTTGCGCGACATGAACGCATTGTACTGTCGTTCGCTTTCTCATCATCTTCACAAAACCTTTGCATGA
- a CDS encoding RagB/SusD family nutrient uptake outer membrane protein — protein sequence MTTKNKFLAALFLCLLATGISCSKNILDKNPPDSVSTDIFWASDADVQSGLAGVYSRLQQNFLGYERVYLDGLTDNAFLWDNTNQANFSLMTTGSLSASLSGALGNFYSTPYRAIASCNYFLDNVDKAPVSDAQKSIYKAEVRFIRALAYFDLVQAYGGVVIYRNFPSTLEAAKIPKSTKEQVYAFIEEDLDFAIANLPDVKYNGHAVKGSAQGLKGRVLLTEQKWADAAAILQQIISGGKFALSNNYAALFRTAGQATPSVNTEIMFSTQYLATTNPQRTSPGAAGMDIELGWYSLMQPYQDLVNDYEMTDGKPITESPLYNPANPYANRDPRLDLSIKLPNEVWKNPNTNVVWAGSYTSFTGYLVEKYVDLTRAPFTTATATQTDQDYIHLRYADVLLMYAEAKNELSGPDASVYNAINQVRARPGINMPPVDQAKYNTQAKLRDYIRHERRVEFAFEGQRYNDLKRWNIAHIKLPTLSTPAGKPLVFNTNNYLLPFQQSELDNNPYLVQNPGY from the coding sequence ATGACGACGAAAAATAAATTTCTTGCAGCGCTCTTTTTGTGCTTGCTGGCAACAGGTATTTCGTGCAGCAAAAACATTCTTGATAAAAATCCGCCCGACAGTGTTTCAACGGATATTTTCTGGGCTTCGGATGCGGATGTGCAAAGCGGACTTGCCGGCGTTTATTCCCGCTTGCAACAAAATTTTCTTGGCTACGAAAGAGTGTATTTGGACGGCTTAACCGACAATGCCTTCCTTTGGGACAATACCAATCAGGCCAATTTTAGCCTGATGACAACCGGCAGTCTGTCGGCCTCTTTATCCGGTGCCCTGGGAAATTTTTACAGCACGCCTTACCGGGCCATTGCCTCTTGCAATTATTTTTTAGACAACGTGGATAAAGCGCCGGTTTCCGACGCACAGAAAAGCATTTACAAAGCAGAAGTCCGCTTTATTCGGGCACTGGCTTATTTTGATTTGGTGCAGGCTTACGGCGGCGTGGTGATTTACCGGAATTTTCCGTCAACGCTTGAAGCGGCCAAAATTCCCAAAAGCACCAAAGAACAGGTGTATGCTTTTATTGAAGAAGATCTTGACTTTGCCATTGCCAATCTGCCGGATGTTAAATACAACGGCCATGCGGTAAAAGGAAGTGCGCAAGGCTTGAAAGGACGGGTGTTGCTGACGGAGCAGAAATGGGCCGACGCAGCAGCCATTCTTCAACAAATTATTTCGGGTGGAAAATTTGCCTTGTCAAACAATTATGCGGCTTTGTTCAGAACTGCGGGCCAGGCAACACCTTCTGTCAATACAGAGATCATGTTCTCTACACAATACCTGGCCACCACCAACCCGCAGCGAACAAGTCCCGGTGCCGCCGGAATGGACATTGAATTGGGATGGTATTCGCTCATGCAACCGTATCAGGATCTGGTGAATGATTACGAAATGACCGATGGCAAACCCATTACCGAGTCGCCTTTGTACAATCCGGCGAATCCTTATGCTAACAGAGACCCGCGTCTTGATTTATCCATCAAGTTGCCGAATGAAGTCTGGAAAAATCCAAATACAAACGTGGTGTGGGCTGGGAGTTATACATCGTTTACGGGTTACCTGGTAGAGAAGTACGTTGATTTGACAAGAGCGCCGTTTACAACCGCCACCGCTACGCAGACGGATCAGGATTACATTCATCTTCGTTATGCCGATGTGTTGCTAATGTATGCCGAAGCAAAGAATGAACTCAGTGGCCCTGATGCATCGGTGTATAACGCAATTAACCAGGTGCGTGCAAGGCCCGGCATCAACATGCCACCGGTAGATCAGGCCAAATACAACACGCAGGCAAAGCTTCGCGATTACATCCGTCACGAAAGAAGAGTGGAGTTTGCCTTTGAAGGACAGCGGTACAATGACTTGAAGCGCTGGAACATTGCGCACATCAAGTTACCGACATTGTCAACGCCGGCCGGCAAGCCTTTGGTGTTTAACACCAACAATTACCTGTTGCCGTTTCAACAAAGCGAGTTGGACAACAATCCGTATCTGGTGCAGAACCCCGGGTATTGA